CGCGACCCAGTTGCTGTGCGGACGGCATCCGGCCGACGCCGTCGCGTTCACCCTCGTCGAGGCCGACCTCAGCAGCCGCGACCTCACGTACGGCCAGCTCGAGGCCGCTTCCGCCCGGTTCGCCGCCGCGCTGGCCGCGCACGGCGTGCGGCCCGGCGACCGGGTCGCGACGCTGATGGGCAAGTCCGCCGAACTGGTGACCGCGCTGCTCGCGATCTGGCGGCTCGGCGCGGTCCACGTGCCGCTGTTCACCGCGTTCGCGCCGCCCGCGATCGCCCAGCGGATCGTCGGCAACGGGACGCGCGTGGTCGTGGTCGACGCCGGTCAGCGCGCCAAGCTCGACCCGGGCGAGGACCTGCCCGCCGACCCGTCGCGGATCATCGTGACGACCGGCGAAGCGTCCGGCGGCGACCTGTCGTTCGAGGCGCTGCTGGACGAGCCGCACCCGCTGCCCGACCCGGTCGCGGTCGGCGGCGACGGCACGCTCGTCGAGATCTTCACCTCCGGCACGACCGGCACCCCGAAGGCCGTGCCGGTGCCGCTGCGCGGACTCGCCGGAATCCACTCCTACCAGGTGTTCGGCCTCGACCAGACCGACGAGGACGTCTTCTGGAACGCCGCCGACCCGGGCTGGGCGTACGGGCTGTACTTCGCGTTGCTCGGCCCGCTCGCGACCGGACGCCGCAGCATCCTGCTGCACGCCGGGTTCAGCCCCGAGCTGACCTGGCAGGTGCTGGAACGCTTCGGCGTCACCAACTTCACCGCCGGCCCGACGGTGTACCGCGCGCTGCGCAGCTCGGGCCTGCCGGTGCCGGCCGGGCTGCGGCTGCGGCACTGCTCGTCGGCCGGGGAGCCGCTGACGCCGGACGTCGTGACCTGGGCCGAGGAGGTCCTCGGCTGCCCGGTGCGCGACCACTACG
The nucleotide sequence above comes from Amycolatopsis sp. AA4. Encoded proteins:
- a CDS encoding AMP-binding protein, with the protein product MSPERTMFDLLQTYAAPDADATQLLCGRHPADAVAFTLVEADLSSRDLTYGQLEAASARFAAALAAHGVRPGDRVATLMGKSAELVTALLAIWRLGAVHVPLFTAFAPPAIAQRIVGNGTRVVVVDAGQRAKLDPGEDLPADPSRIIVTTGEASGGDLSFEALLDEPHPLPDPVAVGGDGTLVEIFTSGTTGTPKAVPVPLRGLAGIHSYQVFGLDQTDEDVFWNAADPGWAYGLYFALLGPLATGRRSILLHAGFSPELTWQVLERFGVTNFTAGPTVYRALRSSGLPVPAGLRLRHCSSAGEPLTPDVVTWAEEVLGCPVRDHYGQTETGMVVGNAWHPQLIAPVKTGSMGRPLPGFAVEVLKAGSDEIAEVGETGRVAIDVSASPLMPFSGYRDAPERTAERFSADGRWYYTGDIAARDRDGYLTFGSRDDDVILMAGYRIGPFEVESALTQHEAVAEAAVIGAPDELRGELVVAYVVLNPGVEGSDELVDELKQTVKTRLAAHVYPRRIHFVAELPKTPSGKIQRFALRGRELSAASS